Proteins from a single region of Azospirillum brasilense:
- a CDS encoding AAA family ATPase, with the protein MRLLREERKLSQPDFAAWLNERLERRYDRSKISRWESNSEKIPDAVVRFLLKETAVVDGKHGPALVICLANQKGGVGKTTCTVNTASILAREGYRVLIIDADPQANATAHLGIDLIEYEEGRRKSLAHVLREEVAVEDIVVPVGDIGLEIAPSSIELASVEVELTADPSGPMALRERLQDARSAYDFIFIDCPPNLGQCTANGLVASDLIVIPCQTEYLSSIGVNHLLKTINKLKRRCHPSLAVLGILPTMHNARLNQHQVTLEQLHSALGGTLRIFPPVPRATIYGDAALAGRAALEAVPDAPGASSYRALADAIVVERRKRVEVANVA; encoded by the coding sequence ATGAGGCTCCTGCGCGAGGAGCGCAAACTTTCACAGCCGGATTTCGCGGCCTGGCTGAACGAGCGGCTGGAGCGGCGCTATGACCGTTCCAAGATTTCCCGTTGGGAAAGCAACAGTGAGAAGATCCCCGACGCGGTGGTCCGCTTCCTGCTGAAGGAGACGGCGGTGGTGGACGGCAAGCATGGCCCGGCCCTGGTCATTTGCCTCGCCAATCAGAAGGGCGGGGTCGGCAAGACCACCTGCACGGTGAACACCGCCAGCATCCTGGCGCGCGAGGGCTACCGCGTGCTCATCATCGACGCCGACCCGCAGGCGAACGCCACGGCGCATCTCGGCATCGACCTGATCGAGTATGAGGAGGGGCGGCGCAAGTCGCTCGCCCATGTGCTGCGCGAGGAGGTCGCCGTCGAGGACATCGTCGTCCCGGTTGGCGACATCGGGCTGGAGATCGCCCCGTCGAGCATCGAGCTGGCGTCGGTCGAGGTGGAGCTGACCGCCGACCCCAGCGGTCCTATGGCCTTGCGGGAACGGCTTCAGGACGCGCGATCGGCCTACGACTTCATCTTCATCGACTGCCCGCCGAACCTCGGCCAGTGCACCGCCAACGGGCTGGTGGCGTCGGACCTCATCGTCATCCCCTGCCAGACCGAGTATTTGTCCTCCATCGGCGTGAACCATCTGCTGAAGACGATCAACAAGCTGAAGCGGCGCTGCCACCCCAGCCTCGCGGTCCTGGGCATCCTGCCGACCATGCACAACGCCCGCCTGAACCAGCATCAGGTGACGCTGGAACAGCTCCACAGCGCGCTGGGCGGCACGCTGCGCATCTTCCCGCCGGTGCCGCGGGCGACGATCTACGGCGACGCCGCCCTTGCCGGACGCGCTGCCCTGGAGGCGGTGCCGGACGCACCGGGTGCCTCGTCCTACCGGGCGCTCGCCGACGCCATCGTCGTGGAGCGGCGCAAGCGCGTGGAGGTGGCCAATGTCGCGTAA
- a CDS encoding ParB/RepB/Spo0J family partition protein codes for MSRKLGTGNLARLNAMSRGALAVFAEPEQGVRLVYPDVDWIEANPDQPRRRFDEAELAALTDSIRKYGLQQPIGVRELGPSRFQLVFGERRLRAVRALGQQTVPCILVPDGIDTAEVAVIENVLRADLTPFEEADAFVALVEKHGYSHADLGQIMGRDKAEITRTLGLTRIAPAVRERYENAARKVARYKLYQIAALDDAAAQMSLLDSLANDQPLPEPRETGTGSAPARDEPEVVLSAFSLRVSRNILRTREALQAFQEKPKRLEEVDREVLRDLRRSIDAILDGGEG; via the coding sequence ATGTCGCGTAAGCTCGGAACCGGGAACCTCGCCCGGCTGAACGCCATGAGCCGCGGCGCCCTCGCCGTCTTCGCGGAGCCCGAACAGGGCGTCCGCCTCGTCTATCCCGACGTGGATTGGATCGAGGCCAATCCCGACCAGCCGCGCCGCCGCTTCGACGAGGCGGAGCTGGCCGCCCTGACGGACTCCATCCGCAAATACGGCCTGCAGCAGCCGATCGGCGTGCGCGAGCTGGGGCCGAGCCGCTTCCAGCTCGTCTTCGGGGAGCGGCGCCTGCGCGCGGTGCGCGCGCTGGGCCAGCAGACGGTCCCCTGCATCCTGGTGCCGGACGGCATCGACACCGCCGAGGTCGCGGTGATCGAGAATGTCCTGCGCGCTGACCTGACCCCCTTCGAAGAAGCCGACGCCTTCGTGGCTCTGGTGGAGAAGCACGGCTATTCCCATGCCGACCTCGGCCAGATCATGGGACGCGACAAGGCGGAGATCACCCGGACCCTCGGCCTGACCCGGATCGCCCCGGCGGTGCGGGAACGCTACGAGAATGCCGCGAGGAAGGTCGCCCGCTACAAGCTCTACCAGATTGCGGCGCTCGACGACGCGGCGGCGCAGATGAGCCTTCTGGACAGCCTGGCCAATGATCAGCCGCTGCCCGAACCCCGGGAGACCGGCACGGGGTCAGCGCCGGCGCGCGACGAGCCGGAGGTGGTGTTGAGCGCCTTCAGCCTGCGCGTCTCCCGCAACATCCTGCGCACGCGCGAAGCTCTCCAGGCCTTCCAGGAAAAGCCGAAGCGGCTGGAGGAGGTGGACCGCGAGGTTCTGCGCGACCTCCGCCGCTCCATCGACGCCATTCTGGACGGCGGGGAGGGCTGA
- the pgmG gene encoding phosphoglucomutase/phosphomannomutase PgmG, which yields MGEPHTFHPTLLREYDIRGIVGTTLTTEDARAVGRAFGTMIVRKGGTTACIGYDGRHSSPALEEALVDGLVSTGLRVTRIGLGPTPMLYFATRDRAADGGIMITGSHNPPEYNGIKMMLGKGPVYGAMIQELGAIAAAGDYATGPGSAERVDVQDAYVARLLKDYDGVRDLKIAWDAGNGATGEILRRLTAKLPGEHILLFDAIDGDFPNHHPDPTVEKNLVDLKKAVAEHGCDIGIGFDGDGDRIGAIDHLGRVVWGDQLVAIYAADVLKSHPGATIIADVKASQTLFDEIARLGGQPLMWKTGHSLLKAKMAETGSPLAGEMSGHIFFADKWYGFDDALYCAVRLIGQVSRSGGPLAALRDRLPEVINTPETRFQADEERKFQVVREVKERLKAEGAQVNDIDGVRVQTPDGWWLLRASNTQDVLVARAESSTQEGLERLKSMVVAQLEASGLEAPSFENGGNAAH from the coding sequence ATGGGCGAGCCCCACACCTTCCATCCGACTCTGCTGCGCGAGTACGACATCCGCGGCATCGTCGGCACGACGCTCACGACCGAGGACGCGCGCGCGGTGGGCCGCGCCTTCGGGACGATGATCGTGCGCAAGGGCGGCACGACCGCCTGCATCGGCTACGACGGGCGCCACAGCTCGCCGGCGCTGGAGGAGGCGCTGGTCGACGGGCTGGTCTCCACCGGCCTGCGGGTGACGCGCATCGGGCTCGGCCCCACCCCCATGCTCTACTTCGCCACCCGCGACCGCGCGGCCGACGGCGGCATCATGATCACCGGCTCGCACAACCCGCCGGAGTACAACGGCATCAAGATGATGCTCGGCAAGGGGCCGGTCTACGGCGCGATGATCCAGGAGCTCGGCGCCATCGCCGCCGCCGGCGACTACGCCACCGGCCCCGGCAGCGCCGAGCGCGTCGACGTCCAGGACGCCTACGTCGCCCGCCTGCTCAAAGATTACGACGGCGTGCGCGACCTCAAGATCGCCTGGGACGCCGGCAACGGCGCCACCGGCGAGATCCTGCGCCGCCTGACCGCCAAGCTGCCCGGCGAGCACATCCTGCTGTTCGACGCCATCGACGGCGACTTCCCCAACCACCACCCCGACCCCACCGTCGAGAAGAACCTCGTCGACCTCAAGAAGGCGGTCGCCGAGCACGGCTGCGACATCGGCATCGGCTTCGACGGCGACGGCGACCGCATCGGCGCCATCGACCATCTCGGCCGCGTCGTGTGGGGCGACCAGCTGGTGGCGATCTACGCCGCCGACGTGCTGAAGAGCCACCCCGGCGCCACCATCATCGCCGACGTCAAGGCCAGCCAGACGCTGTTCGACGAGATCGCCCGCCTCGGCGGCCAGCCGCTGATGTGGAAGACCGGCCACTCCCTGCTCAAGGCCAAGATGGCCGAGACCGGCTCGCCGCTGGCCGGCGAGATGTCCGGGCACATCTTCTTCGCCGACAAATGGTACGGCTTCGACGACGCGCTCTACTGCGCGGTGCGCCTGATCGGCCAGGTCAGCCGCTCCGGCGGCCCGCTGGCGGCGCTGCGCGACCGCCTGCCCGAGGTGATCAACACCCCGGAGACCCGCTTCCAGGCCGACGAGGAGCGCAAGTTCCAGGTCGTCCGCGAGGTCAAGGAGCGCCTCAAGGCCGAGGGCGCCCAGGTCAACGACATCGACGGCGTGCGCGTCCAGACCCCCGACGGCTGGTGGCTGCTGCGCGCCTCCAACACCCAGGACGTCCTGGTCGCCCGCGCGGAGTCCTCCACCCAGGAGGGCCTGGAGCGCCTCAAGAGCATGGTCGTCGCCCAGCTCGAAGCCTCCGGGCTCGAGGCCCCCTCCTTCGAAAACGGCGGCAACGCCGCCCACTGA
- a CDS encoding UDP-glucose dehydrogenase family protein, with translation MRIAMIGTGYVGLVSGACFSEFGVHVVCVDKDAGKIEHLKRGEIPIYEPGLDDLVARNVAAGRLSFTLDLKEAMAGADAVFIAVGTPTRRGDGHADLSYVYAAAEEIAANLDHYTVVVNKSTVPVGTGREVAAIIRRTNPNADFDVASNPEFLREGSAIGDFMRPDRVVIGTSSERAADVMRRLYRPLYLIETPIVLTALETAELTKYAANTFLAAKITFINEIADLCEKVGANVHDVARGIGLDGRIGKKFLHPGPGYGGSCFPKDTLALVRTAQQVGSPLRIIETVVEINDARKKAMAGRIVAACGGSVEGKTVGVLGVTFKPNTDDMRDAPSLDIVPALQAAGATVRAFDPAGMHEAEKLLPGVVWAQDAYGALEGADCVVILTEWNEFRALDLKRAKALLKRPVMVDLRNVYNPEDMAAAGFAYSSIGRPAAPSSKA, from the coding sequence ATGCGCATCGCGATGATCGGTACGGGCTATGTCGGATTGGTGTCCGGCGCCTGTTTTTCGGAGTTCGGCGTGCACGTCGTCTGCGTGGACAAGGACGCAGGGAAAATCGAACACCTGAAGCGCGGCGAGATTCCGATCTACGAACCGGGCCTGGACGATCTGGTGGCGCGCAACGTCGCCGCCGGCCGGCTGTCCTTCACGCTCGACCTGAAGGAGGCGATGGCCGGTGCGGACGCCGTCTTCATCGCCGTGGGCACGCCGACCCGCCGCGGCGACGGTCACGCCGATCTCTCCTACGTCTACGCCGCCGCCGAGGAGATCGCCGCCAACCTCGACCACTACACGGTGGTGGTCAACAAGTCGACCGTGCCGGTCGGAACGGGACGCGAGGTGGCGGCGATCATCCGCCGCACCAACCCCAACGCCGATTTCGACGTGGCGAGCAACCCCGAGTTCCTGCGCGAAGGCTCGGCCATCGGCGACTTCATGCGCCCCGACCGCGTGGTCATCGGCACCTCTTCCGAGCGCGCCGCCGACGTCATGCGCCGGCTCTACCGCCCGCTCTACCTGATCGAGACGCCGATCGTCCTGACCGCGCTGGAAACGGCGGAGCTGACCAAGTACGCCGCCAACACCTTCCTTGCCGCCAAGATCACCTTCATCAACGAAATCGCCGACCTGTGCGAGAAGGTGGGCGCCAACGTGCATGACGTGGCCCGCGGCATCGGCCTCGACGGGCGCATCGGCAAGAAGTTCCTGCACCCCGGACCGGGCTACGGCGGTTCCTGCTTCCCCAAGGACACGCTGGCCCTGGTGCGCACCGCCCAGCAGGTCGGCAGCCCGCTGCGCATCATCGAAACGGTCGTGGAGATCAACGACGCCCGCAAGAAGGCGATGGCAGGACGCATCGTCGCCGCCTGCGGCGGATCGGTGGAGGGGAAGACCGTCGGCGTGCTGGGCGTCACCTTCAAACCCAACACCGACGACATGCGCGACGCCCCGTCGCTGGACATCGTGCCGGCGCTGCAGGCCGCCGGCGCCACCGTGCGCGCCTTCGACCCGGCCGGCATGCACGAGGCCGAAAAGCTTCTGCCCGGCGTGGTGTGGGCCCAGGACGCCTATGGCGCCTTGGAAGGAGCCGATTGTGTGGTCATCCTGACGGAGTGGAACGAGTTCCGCGCGCTGGACCTGAAGCGGGCCAAAGCCCTGCTGAAGCGGCCGGTCATGGTGGATCTGCGCAACGTCTACAATCCCGAGGACATGGCGGCGGCCGGCTTCGCCTACAGCTCCATCGGGCGGCCCGCGGCGCCGTCTTCGAAGGCCTGA
- the pseC gene encoding UDP-4-amino-4,6-dideoxy-N-acetyl-beta-L-altrosamine transaminase, translating into MGEPVSRPPLPFLPYGRQDVDQADIDAVTAVLRGDWLTQGPTVEAFERALCERTGAAHAVSCANGTAALHLAALALGLGPGDAVVVPAVTFLATANAARYVGAEVAFADVDPDTGLMGPEQAEAAMERAARAGWRVRALAPVHFAGQTTDMAGLGALAARHGLAVIEDACHAIGSVDVTPDGRSLPVGSNSFGTLTAFSFHPVKTIAAGEGGAVTTNDADLAARLRRFRNHGMERDPAGFEDREAAFAADGTANPWYYEMAEPGFNHRLTDIHSALALSQLARLDRFVERRRHLMDLYAERLAPLAPLVRPAARVPWCRPAWHLCAVRIDFAAAGRTRAQVMADLRARSIGSQVHYIPVHRQPYWQKRCGRLSLPGADAHYARTLSLPLYPAMADSDVDRVVGALAETLGLPSPNPP; encoded by the coding sequence ATGGGCGAACCGGTGTCCCGGCCGCCGCTGCCCTTTCTGCCCTATGGGCGCCAGGACGTCGATCAGGCCGACATCGACGCGGTGACCGCCGTCCTGCGCGGCGACTGGCTGACCCAGGGGCCGACGGTGGAGGCGTTCGAGCGCGCGCTGTGCGAGCGCACCGGAGCGGCCCATGCGGTGTCCTGCGCCAACGGAACCGCCGCCCTGCATCTGGCCGCCCTTGCGCTGGGGCTCGGCCCCGGCGACGCGGTGGTGGTGCCCGCCGTCACCTTCCTCGCCACCGCCAACGCCGCCCGCTACGTGGGGGCGGAGGTCGCCTTCGCCGACGTCGATCCCGACACCGGCCTGATGGGGCCGGAACAGGCGGAGGCGGCGATGGAGCGGGCCGCCCGCGCCGGCTGGCGGGTGCGCGCCCTGGCGCCCGTGCATTTCGCCGGCCAGACCACGGACATGGCCGGGCTCGGCGCGCTCGCCGCCCGCCACGGGCTGGCGGTCATCGAGGACGCCTGCCACGCCATCGGCAGCGTGGACGTGACGCCGGATGGGCGCTCCCTGCCGGTCGGCTCCAACAGCTTCGGCACGCTCACCGCCTTCTCCTTCCACCCCGTGAAGACCATCGCGGCGGGGGAAGGCGGCGCCGTGACCACCAACGACGCGGATCTCGCCGCCCGGCTGCGCCGCTTCCGCAACCACGGGATGGAGCGGGACCCGGCGGGGTTCGAAGACCGCGAGGCCGCCTTCGCCGCCGACGGGACCGCCAACCCCTGGTACTACGAGATGGCGGAGCCCGGCTTCAATCACCGTCTGACCGACATCCACTCCGCACTCGCCCTCAGCCAGCTCGCCCGGTTGGATCGCTTCGTGGAACGGCGCCGGCACCTGATGGATCTCTATGCGGAGCGGCTGGCCCCGCTGGCCCCGCTGGTCCGGCCGGCGGCCCGCGTTCCCTGGTGCCGGCCGGCCTGGCATCTCTGCGCCGTCCGCATCGACTTCGCCGCCGCCGGACGGACCCGGGCGCAGGTCATGGCCGATCTGCGGGCGCGGAGCATCGGCAGCCAGGTCCACTACATCCCGGTCCACCGCCAGCCCTACTGGCAAAAGCGGTGCGGCCGCCTCTCCCTGCCCGGCGCCGACGCCCACTACGCCCGGACCCTGTCGCTGCCTCTCTACCCGGCCATGGCCGACTCCGACGTGGACCGGGTCGTCGGCGCCCTGGCCGAAACACTGGGCCTGCCAAGCCCCAATCCGCCATGA